The [Eubacterium] siraeum genome contains a region encoding:
- the rpsJ gene encoding 30S ribosomal protein S10, translating to MAVKEKVRIKLKGYEHATVDAAAAKIVETAKRTGSRVAGPIPLPTNKEVITILRAVHKYKDSREQFEMRTHKRLIDVIRPTNKTVEALQSLELPAGVEMTMEA from the coding sequence ATGGCAGTTAAGGAAAAAGTGAGAATCAAGCTCAAGGGCTACGAGCATGCAACAGTTGATGCAGCTGCTGCAAAGATCGTTGAAACAGCCAAGCGTACAGGTTCAAGAGTTGCAGGTCCTATTCCGCTTCCCACAAACAAGGAAGTAATAACGATCCTGAGAGCCGTACACAAGTACAAGGACAGCCGTGAGCAGTTCGAAATGAGAACTCACAAGCGTCTTATCGACGTAATCCGTCCCACCAACAAGACAGTTGAAGCTCTGCAGAGCCTCGAACTTCCCGCAGGTGTGGAAATGACTATGGAAGCGTAA
- a CDS encoding fibronectin type III domain-containing protein, with the protein MKIKFKRITALFAALAIMITALPLTIIPISAAGTDGESTEYSSDGYLIVRNYRQLRLAYNGSEESKIRLGADIDCDPEEYKPNYLTRLCPPIESDKTLDLAGYTLKKTGNSIDSQDHLLSVQYSKLTIEDSVGTGKMYFYAKDVAQNLFLAENRSTIVINGGTFCYTGTNAMYCEMIKLSASDLVINDGYFDAQIGTPIKLDNGFAGKQRTLNSTALINGGTIVTTSSIALSSIDGCDYYASLVMTGGTITNKSKGRVTDKTGTIISDPYFVRVTSDEALQKKYYNITLLGGTMPLSPNDINVYYPADKAVLTSKAGTITNSAEKVEYTTLLTAPQAGIDEKKAMAARGADEICRLKTDRNNYVLSHTKRTRFTVNSNSVGKIDLLSKAPNPYGTGDPIKTVDWYVSKNFGSFTGIPEAINDLSYTPPKVTEKCTMLYKAVINYGNVLRINEIIIIDYDFEAVTEIKAVVSGFHGGSKLSDVSVASGEPEKYSLTINNIRDVYGNNIVNDIQLCKGFKYNIFVKVKLKSGYVAAYTTGTVKMRRFEDPANEWQAADHIYIGLNEIAFKSVLVCDEGIRTVGVEISNFLPYRQVNDLQLTSSEPDKYSVTLVTPLLNTWEYNEEVYDDDELIVDNCYVVEFKVTPKSGYALSPGYIFRCRLDTYREGFWLTSEDKELFTVSNDGKVVINSLRVPFEEYDKDIYVQITPPKAGGTPAKSFISHNLPEHMSLISIDWYDDEEWKTPTVFEKGKTYWCYIYINADCYEYNLKKAKFYLNGTQVRQDYSYNSKYKYYYILGYTEIKIENDVATPTGFAAESATSSSVSLKWDKNANASGYEIEQYKGGKWTQIAKINNSSTVSYNVSRLAADTTYTFRMRGYKTLSSGTAYSDYVRLAAKTQLTNTDKFVGTAISPTAVKLDWNRNDKVTGYIIEQYKGGKWTQIAVTKNNTTLTFTVKGLADATPYSFRIKTYKNADGKTNYSGYTTVKAETPPAAVKNARVTSTTATWITLEWERNANVTGYAIEQYKGGKWTQIAVTKNNTTLKFIVKGLNPDTKYSFRIRAYKTNGTKTTYGGYVSMAGTTRIANVAKFSATALSQTAVKLSWSRNTIASGYVIEQYKGGKWTQINVIKDKNVTTMVVAPLAKGTTYSFRMKSFKTVDGSNRFSEYISAKATTAK; encoded by the coding sequence ATGAAAATAAAATTTAAACGCATTACGGCTTTGTTTGCGGCACTTGCTATTATGATAACCGCACTGCCGCTGACAATCATACCTATCAGTGCCGCAGGCACCGACGGTGAAAGCACAGAGTATTCAAGTGACGGATACCTTATCGTCCGCAATTACCGGCAGCTGAGATTGGCATACAACGGCAGTGAGGAGTCTAAGATAAGGCTTGGCGCAGATATTGACTGCGACCCTGAGGAATATAAACCTAACTATCTGACGAGATTGTGTCCGCCTATAGAAAGTGACAAGACGCTGGACCTTGCCGGATATACGCTTAAAAAGACAGGTAACAGTATTGACTCGCAGGATCATCTGTTGAGCGTCCAATACAGTAAGCTGACCATTGAGGATTCGGTGGGAACGGGTAAGATGTATTTCTATGCCAAGGATGTAGCCCAGAATCTGTTTTTGGCTGAGAACAGAAGTACGATCGTTATAAACGGAGGTACATTCTGCTACACGGGTACCAATGCGATGTATTGTGAAATGATCAAGCTGAGTGCATCGGATCTTGTAATCAACGACGGTTATTTTGATGCACAGATCGGTACTCCGATAAAGCTGGATAACGGTTTTGCCGGCAAACAAAGAACGCTTAATTCTACTGCTCTGATAAACGGAGGTACTATAGTAACTACCTCAAGTATAGCGCTCTCCTCGATAGACGGCTGTGATTATTACGCATCGCTGGTTATGACGGGCGGAACCATCACAAACAAGAGCAAGGGCAGAGTGACCGATAAAACGGGAACGATAATTTCCGATCCGTATTTTGTCCGTGTTACAAGTGACGAGGCGTTACAGAAAAAGTATTACAACATAACGCTCCTGGGCGGAACCATGCCGCTTAGCCCGAATGATATAAATGTATATTATCCTGCTGATAAGGCGGTACTTACTTCTAAAGCAGGTACAATCACAAATTCTGCAGAAAAGGTAGAGTACACGACTCTGCTTACCGCACCGCAGGCCGGCATTGACGAAAAGAAGGCTATGGCTGCAAGGGGTGCAGACGAGATATGCAGGCTGAAAACCGACAGAAATAATTATGTGTTGAGCCATACCAAACGCACCCGTTTTACCGTCAACAGCAACAGCGTAGGTAAGATCGACCTGCTGAGTAAGGCTCCTAATCCGTACGGCACGGGCGATCCGATAAAAACGGTAGATTGGTATGTATCCAAGAATTTCGGCTCGTTCACAGGAATTCCCGAAGCTATAAACGATCTGTCGTATACGCCGCCAAAAGTTACGGAAAAATGCACAATGCTGTATAAGGCTGTTATAAATTACGGCAATGTGCTGAGAATCAACGAGATAATAATAATTGATTATGACTTTGAAGCCGTAACGGAAATCAAGGCGGTCGTGTCAGGTTTTCACGGTGGCTCGAAGTTAAGCGACGTCAGCGTTGCGTCGGGTGAACCCGAAAAATACAGTCTGACGATAAACAATATCCGTGATGTTTACGGAAACAATATAGTAAACGATATTCAGCTGTGCAAAGGCTTCAAATACAACATATTTGTAAAAGTAAAGCTGAAAAGCGGATACGTTGCAGCGTATACAACAGGCACAGTAAAGATGCGCAGGTTTGAGGATCCCGCAAATGAATGGCAAGCGGCAGACCATATTTACATCGGTCTTAACGAGATTGCATTTAAGAGCGTTCTTGTTTGCGACGAAGGAATCAGGACGGTCGGGGTCGAAATCAGCAACTTCCTGCCTTACAGACAGGTAAACGATCTGCAGCTTACTTCGTCGGAACCTGATAAATATTCGGTAACTCTTGTCACGCCGCTTTTAAACACATGGGAATATAACGAAGAGGTTTACGACGATGACGAGCTTATAGTAGATAACTGTTATGTGGTCGAATTCAAGGTAACGCCTAAGTCGGGATATGCGCTTTCCCCCGGTTATATATTCCGATGCAGGCTTGATACTTACAGAGAAGGATTCTGGCTGACATCCGAAGACAAGGAACTGTTCACGGTTTCCAATGACGGAAAGGTAGTGATTAACAGTCTGAGGGTGCCGTTTGAAGAGTATGATAAGGATATATATGTACAGATAACACCTCCGAAGGCAGGAGGAACTCCGGCAAAGAGTTTCATCTCACATAATCTTCCTGAGCATATGAGCCTTATAAGTATTGACTGGTATGACGATGAAGAGTGGAAAACACCGACTGTATTTGAGAAGGGCAAGACGTACTGGTGCTATATATACATCAATGCCGACTGCTATGAGTATAATCTCAAAAAAGCAAAATTCTATCTGAACGGAACTCAGGTCAGACAGGATTACAGTTACAATTCAAAATACAAATACTACTATATTCTCGGTTATACAGAAATCAAGATCGAAAATGATGTTGCAACTCCTACAGGCTTTGCGGCGGAATCTGCGACTTCATCGAGTGTTTCGTTGAAGTGGGATAAGAACGCAAATGCGAGCGGTTATGAGATAGAGCAGTACAAGGGCGGAAAGTGGACGCAGATTGCAAAGATAAATAACAGCTCCACGGTTTCGTACAATGTAAGCAGACTTGCCGCCGATACAACGTACACGTTCAGGATGAGGGGATATAAGACTTTATCGTCGGGTACGGCATACAGCGACTATGTAAGGCTTGCGGCGAAAACGCAGCTTACAAATACCGACAAATTTGTCGGCACCGCAATATCTCCTACAGCTGTAAAGCTGGACTGGAACAGGAACGATAAGGTTACAGGCTACATAATCGAACAGTACAAGGGCGGAAAGTGGACGCAGATAGCGGTAACAAAGAACAACACAACGCTTACCTTTACTGTAAAGGGGCTGGCGGACGCAACACCTTATTCATTCCGCATAAAGACATACAAGAATGCCGACGGCAAGACAAACTACAGCGGCTATACCACAGTTAAGGCGGAAACTCCTCCTGCGGCAGTGAAGAATGCAAGAGTTACCTCGACCACGGCTACATGGATAACTCTTGAATGGGAACGTAACGCTAACGTTACGGGATATGCGATAGAGCAGTACAAGGGCGGAAAGTGGACGCAGATAGCGGTAACAAAGAATAACACGACGCTGAAGTTCATTGTCAAGGGTCTTAACCCGGATACGAAATATTCGTTCAGGATAAGAGCGTATAAGACAAACGGCACAAAGACAACCTACGGCGGCTATGTTTCGATGGCCGGAACGACCAGAATTGCGAACGTGGCTAAGTTCAGCGCAACGGCGTTGTCGCAGACGGCGGTAAAGCTCAGCTGGAGCCGCAACACCATCGCCTCGGGATATGTCATCGAACAGTACAAGGGCGGAAAGTGGACGCAGATAAATGTTATCAAAGATAAGAACGTAACGACAATGGTTGTCGCCCCGCTCGCAAAGGGAACAACGTATTCCTTCCGTATGAAGTCATTCAAAACGGTTGACGGAAGCAACAGATTCAGCGAGTACATTTCCGCAAAGGCAACAACGGCGAAATAA